The following coding sequences are from one Nilaparvata lugens isolate BPH chromosome 4, ASM1435652v1, whole genome shotgun sequence window:
- the LOC111049579 gene encoding protein starmaker translates to MSLPKQTRKDSKEVDDFDISILKTLPRQLIGEAVSYIKNKKHLEELEAIRKKKEEEEKLSKVKCIPPWAKTLAGERKPDERKDVATQYEVYCEGREGERGKEESGKNEDFPDSDIGEGEFDKEMREWSEEEGELRGMEGDEMGEEGSFDLVYENGEIVGRTRKVKGYNEALGKGDGSGEDIHGKIGSKEEGIDGEEDKDLVKTKSKSGSKDGSKSGLTDDDEDHRKASVSFSKDGEGIDDEHRKKKFGEEEDDHDGESLLSQERAKDLSESDYEKAHTEYSSDSLKAGGISSEFTEGGEAGGSIELQGKGEGEMEAAGEQDEVEDTTEKTVEERMGNDSRYLQKHFGNYLVKSLAEIAWKRPADPIHYLAHRLYHFRHIEEMTVKNSCEEKQIQEARKLYAMEMKEQIDDVEETENVAEDEELEEAEIVTENVQEFEDVFDSTSGDDISQIMLNVEPEERLSPAELGF, encoded by the exons ATGTCTTTACCGAAACAAACAAGAAAAGACAGCAAAGAGGTTGACGATTTTgacatttcaattttgaaaaccctCCCTCGTCAACTTATAGGAGAAGCTGTCAGCtacataaaaaataagaaacaCCTAGAAGAGTTGGAGGCAATAAggaaaaaaaaggaagaagaagaaaaactttcaaaAGTGAAATGTATTCCGCCTTGGGCAAAGACTTTGGCTGGAGAAAGAAAACCGGATGAGAGGAAAGATGTAGCGACACAGTATGAAGTTTATTGCGAAGGTAGGGAAGGggaaagaggaaaagaagaaagtggcaaaaatgaagatttccctGATTCAGATATTGGTGAAGGGGAATTCGACAAAGAAATGAGAGAATGGTCAGAGGAGGAGGGAGAATTGAGGGGAATGGAAGGAGATGAAATGggagaagaaggaagttttGATTTAGTATATGAGAATGGAGAAATTGTTGGTAGAACTCGAAAGGTAAAAGGATACAATGAAGCGCTTGGAAAAGGAGATGGTTCTGGTGAAGATATACATGGCAAAATTGGATCAAAAGAGGAAGGAATTGATGGTGAAGAAGATAAAGATCTAGTTAAAACAAAGTCAAAATCTGGTAGTAAGGATGGATCAAAAAGTGGCCTCACAGATGATGACGAGGATCATAGAAAAGCATCGGTATCTTTCAGCAAAGATGGAGAAGGAATTGATGACGAACACAGAAAGAAGAAATttggagaagaggaagatgatcATGATGGAGAATCGCTTCTTTCACAAGAAAGAGCAAAAGATTTGTCAGAAAGTGACTATGAGAAAGCCCATACTGAATATTCATCGGATAGTTTGAAAGCTGGTGGAATTTCATCAGAATTCACAGAAGGAGGAGAAGCTGGAGGATCTATAGAGCTGCAAGGCAAAGGCGAAGGTGAAATGGAGGCTGCTGGTGAACAAGATGAAGTGGAAGACACAACTGAAAAAACTG TTGAAGAACGAATGGGAAACGACAGCAGATATCTGCAAAAACACTTTGGTAACTATCTGGTGAAATCTCTAGCAGAAATTGCTTGGAAGAGACCGGCTGATCCCATACATTACCTTGCCCATCGGCTGTATCACTTCCGCCACATTGAAGAGATGACGGTGAAGAATAGTTGTGAAGAGAAGCAAATTCAGGAAGCAAGAAAGCTATATGCTATGGag ATGAAAGAACAGATTGATGATGTTGAAGAGACTGAAAACGTAGCTGAAGATGAAGAGCTTGAAGAAGCTGAGATTGTGACTGAAAATGTTCAAGAATTTGAAGATGTTTTCGATTCTACATCTGGCGATGATATATCTCAAATAATGTTAAATGTGGAGCCTGAGGAAAGGCTTTCTCCAGCTGAGTTGGGATTTTAA